The following proteins are co-located in the Lacticaseibacillus paracasei subsp. paracasei genome:
- a CDS encoding NusG domain II-containing protein, whose translation MKQPSTFKRYLKMIRPFDWIIVGGLFLAAFIPYVIFAVHENQQQQAEPQRVLTAVVTHDGHEVYRKRLTGHTGTSRFTYRAKDGDWNKIEVKDAGVAITEANCQDQVCVRRGRITKPGQTIVCLPHKLLIEIKANKGGGSTGGMVTE comes from the coding sequence ATGAAACAGCCCAGCACATTCAAACGTTATCTCAAAATGATTCGGCCTTTCGATTGGATCATCGTTGGCGGTCTGTTCCTTGCGGCCTTCATTCCTTATGTCATCTTTGCGGTACACGAGAATCAGCAGCAACAAGCTGAACCACAACGTGTGCTCACAGCTGTCGTCACGCATGACGGCCATGAGGTTTACCGCAAACGACTGACTGGCCATACCGGCACCAGTCGTTTCACCTACCGCGCTAAAGACGGCGATTGGAACAAAATCGAAGTTAAAGATGCAGGTGTCGCAATCACAGAAGCTAACTGTCAAGATCAGGTCTGTGTCCGGCGCGGACGCATCACCAAGCCTGGGCAAACCATCGTCTGCTTGCCGCATAAACTGCTCATCGAAATTAAAGCAAACAAAGGCGGCGGAAGTACAGGGGGTATGGTGACTGAATGA
- a CDS encoding Gx transporter family protein: protein MSTYKADRTRQYIYIALLCAQGVIIGLLERMIPFPFAFAPGAKLGLANLITIISLFTMSIPDSFILMCLRLLLTTLLGGTLSTFLYSGAGAVLSWFGMLFIKQLGEKRVSMIGISAAGGILHNVGQLLVASLIAQSWTVMLYLPVLAFMGILAGIAVGIAANFLFEHIDILRRLRYDRTKRRKKGATHENSSHVA, encoded by the coding sequence ATGAGCACGTATAAAGCTGACCGTACCCGACAATATATTTATATTGCCCTACTCTGCGCCCAAGGGGTCATTATTGGCCTCCTTGAACGCATGATTCCGTTCCCGTTCGCCTTTGCACCTGGGGCCAAACTAGGCTTAGCAAACCTGATTACCATCATTTCTCTGTTTACGATGTCGATCCCCGACAGTTTTATCCTAATGTGTCTACGTCTCTTGCTCACCACCCTACTTGGCGGCACGCTTTCAACATTCCTTTACAGCGGCGCTGGTGCCGTCTTGTCTTGGTTTGGCATGCTGTTCATCAAACAATTAGGTGAAAAACGCGTCAGCATGATCGGCATCTCGGCAGCCGGCGGCATTTTGCACAATGTTGGCCAGCTTTTAGTGGCATCGTTGATCGCCCAAAGCTGGACTGTCATGCTTTATCTGCCGGTACTTGCTTTTATGGGCATCCTTGCTGGCATCGCAGTCGGCATCGCAGCCAACTTTCTTTTTGAACACATCGATATCTTGCGGCGACTGCGCTACGACCGAACCAAGCGCCGCAAAAAAGGAGCTACACATGAAAATTCATCCCATGTGGCATGA